One genomic segment of Mycolicibacterium neworleansense includes these proteins:
- a CDS encoding SDR family oxidoreductase — MSEKVWFITGASRGFGREWAIAALERGDKVAATARDTATLADLADKYGDALLPIRLDVTDREADFAAVKEAHDRFGRLDVVVNNAGYGQFGFIEELSEADARDQIETNVFGALWVTQAALPYLRAQRSGHIIQVSSIGGITAFPLVGMYHASKWALEGFSQSLAAEVAPFGVHVTLIEPGGFSTDWAGSSARHAVPLADYDEARDAAQRARAQRSAKPGDPKASAAAVLKIVDAENPPLRVFFGELPLQLAKADYESRLATWEQWQPVSVLAQG, encoded by the coding sequence ATGAGTGAAAAAGTGTGGTTCATCACCGGTGCTTCACGGGGCTTCGGCCGGGAATGGGCGATCGCGGCCCTGGAGCGGGGCGACAAGGTGGCCGCCACCGCACGCGATACGGCGACGCTGGCCGATCTGGCCGACAAGTACGGCGACGCGCTGCTGCCGATCCGGCTGGACGTCACCGACCGCGAGGCGGACTTCGCCGCCGTCAAAGAGGCCCATGACCGGTTCGGCCGGCTGGATGTCGTGGTCAACAACGCGGGCTACGGCCAGTTCGGGTTCATCGAGGAGCTGTCGGAGGCCGACGCCCGCGACCAGATCGAGACGAATGTGTTCGGGGCGCTGTGGGTCACCCAGGCCGCGCTGCCGTACCTGCGGGCGCAGCGCAGCGGGCACATCATCCAGGTGTCCTCGATCGGCGGCATCACCGCGTTCCCCCTGGTCGGCATGTACCACGCATCCAAGTGGGCGCTGGAAGGGTTCTCGCAGTCCCTGGCCGCCGAGGTCGCACCGTTCGGTGTCCACGTGACGCTGATCGAGCCGGGCGGGTTCTCCACCGACTGGGCCGGCTCCTCGGCCAGACATGCTGTCCCGCTTGCCGATTACGACGAGGCCCGGGATGCCGCGCAACGCGCGCGGGCCCAGCGCAGCGCCAAGCCCGGTGACCCCAAGGCCTCGGCCGCGGCGGTGCTCAAGATCGTCGACGCCGAGAACCCGCCGCTGCGGGTGTTCTTCGGTGAGCTCCCGCTGCAGCTGGCCAAGGCCGATTACGAGAGCCGGCTGGCGACGTGGGAGCAGTGGCAGCCGGTGTCGGTGCTCGCGCAGGGCTAG
- a CDS encoding demethylmenaquinone methyltransferase encodes MSRASLEKNPHEVASMFDAVARRYDLTNTVLSLGQDRFWRRQTRAALGIGPGDKVLDLAAGTAVSTVELATSGAWCVAADFSVGMLAAGASRPVPKVGADATRLPFADGVFDAVTISFGLRNVVDHVAGLREMARVTRPGGRLVVCEFSTPTNGAFATLYKEYLMQALPRMATAVSSNPDAYVYLAESIRAWPDQAELARRIGEAGWSQVKWRNLTGGIVALHAATKPSSSGPSSS; translated from the coding sequence GTGAGTCGAGCGAGCCTGGAGAAGAACCCCCACGAAGTGGCGTCGATGTTCGATGCCGTGGCGCGGCGCTACGACCTGACCAACACCGTGCTCTCGCTCGGACAGGACCGGTTCTGGCGTCGGCAGACGCGTGCGGCGCTGGGCATCGGCCCCGGCGACAAGGTGCTGGACCTGGCCGCGGGCACCGCGGTGTCGACGGTCGAGTTGGCGACCTCGGGCGCCTGGTGCGTGGCTGCCGACTTCTCGGTGGGCATGCTGGCTGCGGGGGCGTCCCGCCCGGTGCCCAAGGTCGGCGCCGACGCCACCCGGCTGCCGTTCGCCGACGGGGTGTTCGACGCGGTGACGATCAGCTTCGGGTTGCGCAACGTCGTCGACCATGTGGCGGGTCTGCGGGAGATGGCGCGGGTGACCCGGCCCGGCGGCCGCTTGGTGGTGTGCGAGTTCTCCACGCCGACCAACGGAGCGTTCGCCACGCTGTACAAGGAGTACCTGATGCAGGCGCTGCCGCGGATGGCCACCGCGGTGTCGAGCAACCCGGACGCCTACGTGTATCTGGCCGAGTCGATCCGGGCCTGGCCGGATCAGGCCGAGCTGGCCCGGCGCATCGGCGAGGCCGGCTGGTCGCAGGTCAAGTGGCGCAACCTGACCGGTGGCATCGTGGCGCTGCACGCCGCGACGAAGCCTTCCTCCTCAGGCCCTTCCTCTTCTTAA
- a CDS encoding sensor domain-containing protein, with product MRRNLVWCAVVAAVLIVLTGCTSTVSGTAGKRTPSPQEDKLEQIMLPVEELKAIVGAPNMVLTGNSGDMNNNFPKVRGETCLAALYPAEDMDYRFTYWTAVRTQTAQDSDSDHQHWVQQAAVLYTSEDEARKMHQISAKVWGECTGSAIPIHEEHGLEVWTIGDLVLGDDLIKQTATREGPDGWACQHAAATVANMSVEAKVCGRNVKDQAATIVHKLVANAR from the coding sequence GTGCGCAGAAATCTGGTGTGGTGTGCCGTTGTCGCGGCGGTACTGATCGTCCTCACCGGGTGCACCAGCACCGTGTCCGGCACCGCCGGGAAACGGACTCCGTCGCCGCAGGAGGACAAGCTCGAGCAGATCATGTTGCCGGTCGAGGAGCTCAAGGCGATCGTCGGGGCCCCGAACATGGTGTTGACCGGCAACTCCGGGGACATGAACAACAACTTCCCGAAGGTCCGCGGCGAAACGTGCCTGGCCGCACTCTATCCCGCCGAAGACATGGACTACCGGTTCACGTACTGGACCGCGGTACGCACCCAGACCGCCCAGGATTCCGACTCAGACCACCAGCACTGGGTGCAACAGGCCGCGGTCCTCTACACCTCGGAGGACGAAGCCCGAAAGATGCACCAGATCTCGGCGAAGGTGTGGGGCGAATGCACCGGATCCGCGATCCCGATCCACGAGGAGCACGGCCTGGAGGTCTGGACCATCGGCGATCTCGTGCTCGGCGATGACCTGATCAAACAGACCGCCACCCGGGAGGGCCCCGACGGATGGGCCTGCCAGCACGCCGCCGCTACGGTGGCGAACATGTCCGTCGAGGCCAAGGTGTGCGGCCGCAACGTGAAGGATCAAGCGGCCACCATCGTCCACAAGCTGGTCGCCAACGCTCGCTGA
- a CDS encoding oxygenase MpaB family protein has translation MAAALGPDTMLSRYLRDRRFLFVLPRAVCLQSLHPTIATGISQHALLHRRVWLHHKRTVTQAIRIAFTDVDMRPYIRFAHEEVKGRDPAGQKYHALNPEVFHFQHATYVESLVMMVNTFIAKLDQAEHELLYQQCCAWYRRYGISTRPMPASWDEFCEYFEDSCATQLSAGGHFEPFRRQMFAPTDWWPRAVPRRAIRAMQHPRAAELTGTSVSARDRRSLRRFAVAGRMLS, from the coding sequence GTGGCGGCCGCGCTCGGCCCGGACACCATGCTGTCGCGCTATCTGCGGGACCGGCGGTTCCTGTTCGTCCTGCCGAGGGCGGTATGCCTGCAGTCACTGCATCCGACGATCGCCACGGGGATCTCGCAACATGCCCTGCTGCACCGACGCGTCTGGCTGCACCACAAGCGCACAGTGACCCAGGCGATCAGGATCGCCTTCACCGACGTCGACATGCGCCCATACATCCGGTTCGCGCACGAAGAGGTCAAGGGCCGCGACCCGGCCGGGCAGAAATACCACGCGCTCAACCCCGAGGTCTTCCACTTTCAGCACGCCACCTATGTGGAAAGCCTTGTGATGATGGTCAATACGTTCATCGCGAAGCTGGATCAAGCCGAACACGAGCTGCTGTATCAGCAGTGCTGCGCGTGGTACCGGCGCTACGGCATCTCCACCCGGCCGATGCCGGCGAGCTGGGACGAGTTCTGCGAGTACTTCGAGGATTCCTGCGCCACCCAGTTGTCCGCGGGTGGGCATTTCGAGCCGTTCCGCAGGCAGATGTTCGCGCCGACGGACTGGTGGCCGCGGGCCGTGCCGCGCCGGGCGATCCGGGCCATGCAGCATCCGCGCGCGGCCGAGTTGACGGGGACGTCGGTGAGCGCCCGCGATCGGCGTTCGTTGCGACGGTTCGCGGTCGCCGGAAGGATGCTGTCCTGA
- a CDS encoding oxygenase MpaB family protein: MPATYVDLAAEPRLTTAETRITVTQRVPRWIRKKDVDLSDALDFWSAAGAAANVIMQMSWPEVGYGVAESRVESGSLVHHPWKRLRTTAQYLTVAILGTDEERNAYREAVNVAHRQVRSTEDSPVKYNAFNRELQLWVAACLFIFYEDTHQLLYGTMTDEQAEGFYQSAMTIGTTLQVLEEMWPATRADFDAYWNTACERVEMTPFVRDYLMVLVELRMINWPMRKMLAPLLRFLTIGFLAPVFRDAMELEWSDTDRRRFEHLFLFVAFVNRFLPKSLRNGNYAVLLKDLRRRIRRKKALI, translated from the coding sequence ATGCCAGCGACATACGTGGATCTGGCCGCCGAGCCGCGCCTGACCACCGCCGAGACCCGGATCACCGTGACGCAGCGTGTGCCGCGATGGATCCGGAAGAAGGACGTCGACCTGTCCGACGCGCTGGACTTCTGGTCCGCCGCCGGTGCGGCGGCCAACGTCATCATGCAGATGAGCTGGCCCGAAGTCGGCTACGGCGTGGCCGAAAGCCGAGTGGAATCAGGCAGTTTGGTGCACCATCCGTGGAAGCGGCTGCGCACCACCGCGCAGTATCTGACCGTGGCGATCCTCGGCACCGATGAGGAGCGGAACGCCTACCGCGAGGCGGTCAACGTCGCGCACCGGCAGGTCCGGTCCACCGAGGACAGCCCGGTCAAGTACAACGCATTCAACCGCGAACTGCAGTTGTGGGTCGCGGCCTGCCTCTTCATCTTCTACGAGGACACCCATCAGCTGCTCTACGGCACGATGACCGACGAGCAGGCCGAAGGCTTCTACCAGAGCGCCATGACGATCGGCACCACGCTGCAGGTGCTCGAGGAGATGTGGCCGGCGACTCGGGCCGACTTCGACGCGTACTGGAACACCGCGTGCGAGCGCGTCGAGATGACGCCGTTCGTACGGGATTACCTCATGGTTCTGGTGGAGCTGCGGATGATCAACTGGCCGATGCGGAAGATGCTGGCACCGCTGTTGCGGTTCTTGACCATCGGCTTTTTGGCGCCGGTGTTCCGCGACGCGATGGAACTGGAATGGTCCGACACCGACCGGCGCCGCTTCGAACATCTCTTCCTGTTCGTGGCGTTCGTCAACCGCTTCCTGCCCAAGTCCCTCCGCAACGGCAACTACGCGGTGCTGCTGAAGGACCTGCGCCGCCGGATCCGCCGCAAGAAGGCGCTGATCTGA
- a CDS encoding MlaD family protein, with amino-acid sequence MRRLVVVQLAIFAVIAAIVIPFGVRYVAGPQGFRTPMTLTATMADAFGLTAGTSVTVRGVQVGTVDDVWLAPDGTAMVRLAIDPDTRIPRDAILTVGMGTAAGIQSVDIMPQSDGGPYLASGDTIAAPADRQPIQMDRIMGDTAQLVKGVDTRAVQDVGTELANAFDGLGPDLAMLFDNAADVSTRIRNQTGQLQPLIEGTAELVTTMAGQGDPFVRGMAASSRLANQLDGSGPAFLYLTDRSPSALASLQRVLDTYQGTFGATLANLATVTPIIGDRTESLQTGLTTIPKGLQDLTSIVKVDATGQTRADFSLIATQGPVCNYDVDRRTIGDVSAKEPNLVMYCPPAPDMLMRGAVNAPRPNDLGLQNSQTPGYPIGPEVVNDPVQIPTLAQLAYKWRSILKGGPQ; translated from the coding sequence ATGAGACGCCTGGTAGTGGTGCAGCTGGCGATCTTCGCGGTGATCGCCGCGATCGTCATCCCGTTCGGGGTCCGCTATGTGGCCGGGCCGCAGGGCTTTCGGACACCGATGACGCTGACCGCGACGATGGCCGACGCGTTCGGCCTGACCGCCGGGACCAGCGTCACCGTGCGCGGGGTGCAGGTCGGCACCGTCGACGACGTCTGGCTGGCCCCCGACGGCACCGCCATGGTGCGGCTGGCGATCGACCCGGACACCCGGATCCCGCGCGACGCGATCCTGACCGTCGGGATGGGCACGGCCGCAGGCATTCAGAGCGTGGACATCATGCCGCAGTCCGACGGCGGCCCCTACCTGGCCTCCGGTGACACCATCGCCGCACCGGCCGACCGCCAGCCGATCCAGATGGACCGGATCATGGGCGACACCGCACAACTGGTGAAAGGCGTTGACACCCGGGCGGTTCAGGACGTCGGCACCGAACTGGCGAACGCCTTCGACGGGCTGGGCCCCGATCTGGCCATGCTGTTCGACAACGCGGCGGACGTGTCCACCCGCATCCGCAACCAGACCGGCCAGCTGCAGCCGCTGATCGAGGGCACCGCGGAGCTGGTCACCACCATGGCCGGCCAGGGCGACCCGTTCGTGCGGGGTATGGCGGCCAGCTCACGGTTGGCCAATCAGCTCGACGGCAGCGGTCCGGCGTTCCTGTACCTGACCGACCGCTCACCGTCCGCGCTGGCCTCCCTGCAGCGGGTCCTGGACACCTACCAGGGCACATTCGGTGCCACGCTGGCCAACCTGGCCACCGTCACCCCGATCATCGGGGACCGCACCGAGTCGCTGCAGACCGGGCTGACGACGATCCCCAAGGGCCTGCAGGATCTGACCTCGATCGTCAAGGTCGACGCCACCGGCCAGACCCGCGCCGATTTCTCGTTGATCGCCACCCAGGGACCGGTATGCAACTACGACGTCGACCGCCGCACCATCGGGGACGTCAGTGCCAAAGAACCCAACCTGGTGATGTACTGCCCGCCCGCACCCGACATGCTGATGCGGGGCGCGGTCAACGCACCCCGCCCCAACGACCTCGGCCTGCAGAACTCGCAGACCCCCGGATATCCGATCGGGCCCGAGGTGGTCAACGACCCGGTGCAGATCCCGACCCTGGCCCAGCTGGCCTACAAGTGGCGCAGCATCCTGAAAGGTGGCCCGCAGTGA